The following are from one region of the Salicibibacter kimchii genome:
- the lepB gene encoding signal peptidase I gives MNRIAKELWDWVVTFAVVIIIVFIVRTFFFANYMVHGESMMPTIESGERLIINKIGYEFSEPDRNDLIVFNATEESDYIKRVIGTPGDEVRYEDDTLYINDEIVEEPFLDDAYNGELTEDFTLEEITPEPVVPDDHLFVLGDNRNNSQDSRNIGYVPYEDVVGEASLRYWPLSEFTFID, from the coding sequence GTGAACAGGATCGCAAAAGAATTATGGGATTGGGTTGTCACATTTGCCGTTGTTATTATTATCGTATTTATTGTTCGTACGTTTTTCTTTGCAAACTATATGGTTCATGGGGAGTCTATGATGCCCACAATCGAAAGCGGTGAGCGACTGATTATTAATAAAATCGGCTATGAATTCTCTGAGCCGGACCGAAACGATCTGATCGTCTTTAACGCGACCGAAGAGAGCGATTATATAAAACGAGTGATTGGGACCCCCGGAGATGAAGTGCGTTACGAGGATGACACGCTTTACATTAATGATGAAATCGTGGAAGAGCCATTTTTAGACGATGCGTATAACGGGGAACTTACGGAAGATTTCACCCTCGAGGAAATAACGCCCGAACCGGTTGTTCCGGACGATCATTTATTTGTGTTGGGGGATAATCGAAACAACAGCCAGGATAGCCGCAACATCGGGTATGTTCCATACGAAGATGTCGTCGGAGAGGCGAGTCTCAGGTATTGGCCGTTGAGTGAATTTACGTTTATTGATTAA
- the yhbH gene encoding sporulation protein YhbH, with protein MSNDRKSSFVISEENWSLHRKGYQDQRRHEEKVKDAIQKNLQDLVTDESIVMSNGRDVIRVPIRSLDEYKIRYSDDLNKHVGQGNGDSEVGDVVARSGKQKGQGAQKGTKPGDQAGEDYYEAEVSISDLEEALFQHLELPNLQPKEEDHLVVEDIEFNDVRKQGLMGNIDKKRTILSALKRNSMEGKTAINPIYRDDLRFKTWNEREKPESKAIILAMLDTSGSMGRWEKYMARSFFFWMTRFLRTKYESVEIEFIAHHTEAKVVDEEQFFSKGESGGTICSSAYELALERIENHYDPQLYNIYPFHISDGDNLTSDNKYCLQLLGKIMEKANMFGYGEVNAYSRHSTLMNVFQSIEDPRFRYYILKEKKHVFNALQWFFRKEQQENALV; from the coding sequence ATGAGTAACGATCGGAAATCATCCTTTGTCATTTCTGAAGAAAATTGGTCCCTCCACAGAAAAGGGTATCAAGATCAACGCAGGCATGAAGAAAAAGTAAAGGATGCGATTCAGAAAAATTTACAGGACCTTGTTACGGATGAAAGCATCGTGATGTCTAACGGAAGAGACGTCATTCGTGTTCCCATTCGATCGTTGGATGAGTATAAAATCCGATATAGCGATGACTTGAATAAGCATGTCGGCCAAGGGAATGGGGATAGTGAAGTCGGTGACGTTGTCGCTCGCTCGGGAAAACAAAAAGGGCAAGGGGCTCAAAAAGGTACGAAGCCGGGAGACCAGGCAGGAGAAGATTACTATGAAGCGGAAGTGTCCATCTCGGATCTTGAAGAAGCGTTGTTTCAACATTTAGAACTCCCCAATTTACAGCCTAAAGAAGAGGATCATTTGGTCGTTGAAGATATTGAGTTTAACGATGTGCGTAAACAGGGGCTCATGGGGAACATCGATAAAAAAAGGACGATCCTCTCGGCATTGAAACGAAATTCGATGGAAGGTAAAACGGCTATTAATCCCATTTATCGAGATGACTTACGATTTAAAACTTGGAATGAACGGGAGAAACCTGAATCGAAAGCGATTATACTGGCCATGTTGGATACGTCCGGTTCGATGGGGAGATGGGAAAAGTACATGGCTCGCAGTTTCTTTTTCTGGATGACGCGTTTTCTGAGAACGAAGTATGAATCAGTGGAAATCGAATTTATTGCCCATCATACAGAGGCTAAAGTGGTTGATGAAGAACAGTTTTTTTCAAAAGGGGAGAGCGGGGGGACCATTTGTTCATCCGCGTATGAACTGGCGTTGGAACGGATTGAAAATCATTATGACCCACAACTATACAATATTTACCCCTTTCATATTTCCGATGGGGACAATTTAACCTCGGATAATAAGTATTGCTTGCAATTGTTGGGGAAAATCATGGAGAAAGCGAACATGTTTGGCTACGGGGAAGTAAATGCGTATAGCCGCCATTCGACGTTAATGAATGTCTTTCAGTCCATCGAAGACCCAAGGTTTCGTTATTATATCTTAAAAGAGAAAAAACACGTCTTTAATGCGTTGCAATGGTTTTTTCGAAAAGAACAGCAGGAAAACGCGCTGGTTTAA
- a CDS encoding metal-sensing transcriptional repressor: MDKSLHDQPSKPRTQDEMEKLNNRLKRIEGQVRGIQKMVEEDRYCVDILVQISAIQSALKNVGLSVTERHIHHCVSDAIKQGEGEEIIEELMSVLKQFSK; the protein is encoded by the coding sequence TTGGATAAATCTTTGCATGATCAGCCAAGTAAACCAAGAACACAAGATGAAATGGAAAAACTCAATAATCGCTTAAAACGTATCGAAGGTCAAGTTCGCGGCATACAAAAAATGGTGGAAGAGGATCGCTATTGTGTCGATATTTTAGTGCAAATTAGCGCCATTCAATCTGCATTAAAAAATGTAGGTCTCTCTGTCACAGAGCGACATATCCACCATTGTGTCAGCGATGCGATTAAACAAGGGGAAGGGGAGGAAATCATCGAGGAATTAATGAGTGTATTAAAGCAGTTTTCCAAGTGA